The genome window CGGACGTGGCGTCATACAACAGAACAGCCGCGTCCGGCTGTGTGCTATATTTTCGAAAATTCGCCGGCAGACGATAGGAGATAAACAAATTGGCATCACGCTTTTCCGTGTGCATCGACATTGGCGGTACGTTTACTGACTGCGTGGTCGCGAGTGAACGCGGCCTCGATATCTATAAGGCGGCATCGACCCCCCCGGCGTTCGAGAGCGGATTCATGGATTCGCTTCAGCTCGCGGCAGAAGAAGCGGAGCTAGATCTCAGTGCGTTTCTTAAGGCGACCAGCACAATCGTTCACGGCACTACAGTTTCGACGAATGCGCTTATCGAAGGCCGGACCGCACGGGTCGGCCTGATCTGTAACGAAGGCCATCCGGACGTTCTGACTCTGCGTGAAGCGCCGCGCAAGCGGGCGTTCGATTGGAAACTCGACTATCCCAAGCCATTTGTGCCGCGCAACCGCACCTGCGAGGTGCGCGGCCGAATCGATGCGCGCGGCAACGAGCTGATTCCGCTGCACGAGGCCGATGTCCGCGATGCGGTAGAGTATCTACAATCCTGTCCGGTCGATGCCGTAGCGGTGAGTTTGCTATGGTCTATCATCGCACCGGCACATGAGCGGCGCGTGCGGGAAATTATCCATGAACTCTGGCCGGATATTGCGGTCACGCTGAGCCACGAACTAAACCCAATACCGCGTGAATATCGGCGTACCATCTCCGCTGCGATCGATGCATCCTTAACCGGTGTCATGCCGGCCTATCTTGAGCGGATTGAAGGAGCTGTAAGGGATGCCGGATTCACCGGCTCTCTGCTGGTTGCGAATTGCATCGGCGGTATGATGACTGTTGAAGAAATAGCCCGGCAACCGATTTACAGCGTCATGAGCGGGCCGACGCTGGCACCGGTTGCGGCTCAAACACTTTGTGACGAACCCGACATGGTCGTCATCGACATGGGCGGGACCACATTCGATGTATCCGCGATCCGCTCAGGCCGCCTTATCGTCACGACCGAAGCGATGATCAATGATGACTTGCTGGGATTACCGAAGATTGATGTGCGCTCCGTTGGTGCCGGCGGTGGCAGTATCGCCTGGGTCGATTCCGGCGGACTGCTGTGCGTCGGACCAAAAAGCGCCGGCGCTGTTCCCGGTCCGGCCTGCTATGGCCATGGTGGCGATCAGCCGACTGTGACCGACGCCAATTTAGTTCTCGGGATACTCGATCCGGATTACTTTCTCGGCGGGCGCGTGACCCTCGACCCGGACGCCGCGCGCGCCGCCATAGTGCCGATCGCCGAGCACATTGGCCTCTCAGTCGAGGAGGCGGCCTACGCGATCCACGTCACCAGCAATGAGAACATGATTGCCGCTATTGAGGATATTACGGTCAATGAAGGTCTTGATCCGCGCGACAGCTATTTTGTCGCAGGCGGCGGTGCGACTGGCTGCCATATCGGTGAGATGGCCCGCGCGTTGGGAATTGCCCGCTTCATGGTGCCGCGGTTTGCCGCCGGGCTCAGCGCGTATGGCGGACTCGTTTCAGACATTCGTGGCGAGGCCTCCGCAACGCATCCGACGAGTAGCGAAAATTTTCAACTGGATGCCGTGAATGAAACGCTGCGCCGGCTGCGCGTGCAGGGCGATGAATTTTTGCAGCGCGCGGATGTGCCGCCCTCTCAACGCCGCTTCGCCTACGCGTTTCAAGCACGCTACAAATATCAATCGTGGGAGATCGACGTGCCGTTTGACGACGCACAGCTTCGCGAAAGCGATATCTCGGTGCTGGCTGACGCCTTTCATCGGATGCACGAGAGAATCTACACGATCAAGAATGAAGCGGATGAGGTCGAATTTACCACCTGGACCGTCCGCGCCGTTGGGCTCCGTGACGCCGTGAGTGTGGGCGACGTTCGGGATCGGACGCGACGCCCACCACCGCTCCCAACCCGGCAGGTCTATATCGGTGCCGAGCGGGCGTTTCAGGCACTTCCGGTTTTTAACGCCGATGCTCTTGGCGAGGGCGAATCGATCGACGGGCCGGCGATACTCGATAGTCGAACCACGACAGTGCTGATACACACCGGGCAGCGGGCAACCATCGACGGCCAGGGAAATTGCTGCGTGGAACCGACAGAATCGCCGATACAATCGGGGCCCGGCGCATGACAGTAAAAAATGAGAACGCCGATTTCGATCCGATCCTGTTGGCGGTGCTTTCTCGCCGGCTTGAAGCCATCATTCGCGAAATGAGCAACACCGTCATGCGCGCCAGCCGCTCGGCGGTCATTACCAACGCCAGAGATATGTCGTGCGGAATTCTGACCTACGATCACCGGTTAATCTGCGTTGAAGAAGCGATGCCGATCCACGTCAGTGCGCTCGACCTGACGACACGGCCAATCACCGAGCTATTCGACGACGTCAAGGAGGGCGACGCATTCTTCAACAACAGCCCGTATCTCGGTGTCACGCATCATGCCGATATGACGCTTTGCGTCCCTGTTTTTGCTGGTAGCGAGCCACTTTTCTGGGTCTTGGCACGCTCGCATCACGCCGATGTGGGCGCGCCCGAGCCCACAACCTATCTGCCTTATGCCGCGACCGTCTATCAGGAGGGCGTGCATTTCCCTTGCGTCCGCATCCAGGAAGACTTCCGCGACAAGGATGACATCGTCCGCATCGGCCTCCACAAGATTCGCTCGCCGCATATCTGGTACGGCGATTACCGCGCGCAAGTGGGCGCCTGCCGCATCGGCGAACGGCGTCTCCATGAATTGGTGACGCGCTACGGCATTGCCACGATCCGTGAGTTCATCGAGGCGTGGATGAATTATGGCGAGCGCCGTGCGACAGCGGCAATCCGTGAACTGCCGGCCGGCACCTGGCGCCATACCAGTACGCATGACCCGATACCCGGCGTTGCGGATGCGGGAATCCCCATCACCGCCGAAGTATCGGTCGATCCCGATGCCGGGCGCATCTCAGTGGACCTGCGCGACAATCCGGATTGTGTGCCCGGCGGCGTGAATCTGTCCGAAGCCTGTGCGCGCGGATCATGTCTGATCGGCGTCTTTTATAATCTCGATGCGACGATCCCGCATAATGCCGGCAGCGCAAACCGGATCGACGTCCATCTACGCGACGGCTGCGTCGTCGGGCGCCCGACTTTTCCTGCCGGCACCTCGGTCGCGACGACCAATGTCAACGATCGCCTCATCAACGCCGTTCAATGCTGCTTTGCTAAGATGGGCGAGCCGCATGGGCTTGCCGAGGGCGGCGGCGACTTCAGCTCCGGCATGGGCGTTGTCTCTGGCGTCGACGACCGCGACGGCGCATCGATTCCCTACGTCAATCAGTTTTGCGTCGGCCTTTCGGGTGGGCCGGGAACCCACGACCACGACGGTTGGCTCACGTATGAAGCGCCCAACGGCGGCGGCGTTCTGGTGTTGGATTCCATCGAGATCGATGAAGCGCAGTATCCCATCTTGATGGAATCCCGTCGTGTGGCGACGGATTCGATGGGAGCGGGACGCTGGAACGGAGCACCGGCGACGGAAGGCGCCTACCGGTCACTCAGCGGTGATTGTGCCGTGTTCTATTGCAGCGATGGTGATACCAACCCGGCGCAGGGCGTTTTCGGCGGCCATGCCGGCGCGCCATCGGGCAATTGGCGGCGCTCGGCAAACGGCGACGACGAGCCGCTCCCTTCCTTCCACGAAGCACGGCACACGTCGGATGAATCGATGGTCTACCGCAGCGCCGCCGGTGGCGGCTACGGCGAACCGGAGGCCCGCGATCCGCAGAGCGTTGCCGAAGACGTGAACCGCAAATGGTTGAGCGCGGAGCGCGCCAGGTCGGTCTACAAGGTGGCGCTGCTAAAGGCCGCCAATGGCATCGATTTTACCGTCGATGAAGCCGAGACCCGCCGGCTGCGCGATGGCTAGACGAGGCGTCGAAAGGGGCGCGGTATTAGCTCACCGCGACTACGTGCGCGCGCGGCCATGATGGCGTAGGCCCTGAGATCGCTTTGGCGCCACGTCCGATACGTTTCAGCGCTCAGCGATTTGATCGTATTGCCTTAGAAGCATTGCCTTAGAAATTCAGAGCTTTGCCCGCCGCAAGTTCGTCCATCGTGCTGCGCGCGGCGACGTCGACCATGTCGCCTTCGCCCCTGCCGCGTGCATTCATCAGGTGCTGCACGACAACATGTGACCCTTTGCAGAGCGGATGCGTTTCACCATCCCTTCGATGTTGTAATAGCCACAGGGTGTGATTTGACCGTTCTTGGCGCAAAGTACCGCGTCGGCCGTGAGGAAGCCCAAATCATTGTGCGGGCTCCTCATGTTGTAATGTTTTCTCCATTAATCGATGATAATTTGCGCCTCTTTGGGTGAATAGAATACCTCGCCATTTAGCATTTCGTCCCCCACGCGGGCCATTGTTCCGATGTATCAAAATCGGGTCATGCACTCACATTCAAACCGGACCACTCAAATCGGGCTGATCGAGATTGCAGGCTCATACTTTCGATCAATACGCGATCATGATACCGTCGCGGTTGCTCGTGAGAAATCATCTGAGGCGACGTGGTAGCCTTATCGTGGTTGGGTCATACGTAGGACAGCGCTTTGGTTGGAACGACATATAGAGGTAACCAGAAATGACAGAGCCCGTTCTGGCGCTCGTTCACACGATTCCCGCCAACATCGAAACTTTTGATGCGCTTATTGGCGAATTGGCGCCGGATATTCCGATCCGCCACGTAATGCACGAAGACCTGCTGAAGGAGGCGCTCGCCGCCGGCGAGGTTACTGCCGACATCAGGCGGCGCACCGCCGAAGCCATCATCAAAGAAGCGGAGAACGGGGCCGCCGTGGTGCTGTGCACCTGCTCGACGGTGGGACCCGGCGCCGACGACGCGGCTGAGTTGACGGCAACGAAGGTGATGCGCGTCGACCGCCCTATGGCCGAGGCGGCGGTTCGCGGGGGCA of Pseudomonadota bacterium contains these proteins:
- a CDS encoding hydantoinase B/oxoprolinase family protein, with amino-acid sequence MTVKNENADFDPILLAVLSRRLEAIIREMSNTVMRASRSAVITNARDMSCGILTYDHRLICVEEAMPIHVSALDLTTRPITELFDDVKEGDAFFNNSPYLGVTHHADMTLCVPVFAGSEPLFWVLARSHHADVGAPEPTTYLPYAATVYQEGVHFPCVRIQEDFRDKDDIVRIGLHKIRSPHIWYGDYRAQVGACRIGERRLHELVTRYGIATIREFIEAWMNYGERRATAAIRELPAGTWRHTSTHDPIPGVADAGIPITAEVSVDPDAGRISVDLRDNPDCVPGGVNLSEACARGSCLIGVFYNLDATIPHNAGSANRIDVHLRDGCVVGRPTFPAGTSVATTNVNDRLINAVQCCFAKMGEPHGLAEGGGDFSSGMGVVSGVDDRDGASIPYVNQFCVGLSGGPGTHDHDGWLTYEAPNGGGVLVLDSIEIDEAQYPILMESRRVATDSMGAGRWNGAPATEGAYRSLSGDCAVFYCSDGDTNPAQGVFGGHAGAPSGNWRRSANGDDEPLPSFHEARHTSDESMVYRSAAGGGYGEPEARDPQSVAEDVNRKWLSAERARSVYKVALLKAANGIDFTVDEAETRRLRDG
- a CDS encoding hydantoinase/oxoprolinase family protein, giving the protein MASRFSVCIDIGGTFTDCVVASERGLDIYKAASTPPAFESGFMDSLQLAAEEAELDLSAFLKATSTIVHGTTVSTNALIEGRTARVGLICNEGHPDVLTLREAPRKRAFDWKLDYPKPFVPRNRTCEVRGRIDARGNELIPLHEADVRDAVEYLQSCPVDAVAVSLLWSIIAPAHERRVREIIHELWPDIAVTLSHELNPIPREYRRTISAAIDASLTGVMPAYLERIEGAVRDAGFTGSLLVANCIGGMMTVEEIARQPIYSVMSGPTLAPVAAQTLCDEPDMVVIDMGGTTFDVSAIRSGRLIVTTEAMINDDLLGLPKIDVRSVGAGGGSIAWVDSGGLLCVGPKSAGAVPGPACYGHGGDQPTVTDANLVLGILDPDYFLGGRVTLDPDAARAAIVPIAEHIGLSVEEAAYAIHVTSNENMIAAIEDITVNEGLDPRDSYFVAGGGATGCHIGEMARALGIARFMVPRFAAGLSAYGGLVSDIRGEASATHPTSSENFQLDAVNETLRRLRVQGDEFLQRADVPPSQRRFAYAFQARYKYQSWEIDVPFDDAQLRESDISVLADAFHRMHERIYTIKNEADEVEFTTWTVRAVGLRDAVSVGDVRDRTRRPPPLPTRQVYIGAERAFQALPVFNADALGEGESIDGPAILDSRTTTVLIHTGQRATIDGQGNCCVEPTESPIQSGPGA